A DNA window from Vigna unguiculata cultivar IT97K-499-35 chromosome 10, ASM411807v1, whole genome shotgun sequence contains the following coding sequences:
- the LOC114167099 gene encoding uncharacterized protein LOC114167099 isoform X3, whose product MEVVFWKRSNKCWEVAWKFKADIPQTLVSATWSIEGPSATAAHPSKEQIEGALTNEENKCVVVCQSNGLSEYSKVKLHHPLPVVMIQWRPSRGKLSNRYGKSSVRHVLLTCSLDGTARLWSEINNGKARRVGKDINDQKNAGFSFFVVAVIEINQTLNGTLGSDIFVRWGAEFEGIFRTGEESKQVFSKRFEYDVRNCDWIVGFGPGMVLSFWAVHCLDDVSPLRFPRVTLWKRHELQNHDIANVYKFNSSDFKNAILLQKVILMRNCLSGPPIICSPLQLLSCNSLVWSNFRILTIHDAVENSIDNANTDNMSPYLTGGVLNLDGHSGKILKVSIHPYTSKVQFAASLDSNGLLLFWSLSNISNCVLGCPTLVPTMELCGKLATQDSCSLYTSLTWAPSILGDKLFFFMGHTRGIDCFIVNICRTEEENIECHYLCTIPFNGHGPYEDGPLDIFTIPLNSTCDKTFCSSKLMLLAVWMGRFQALSWEVNLHSFDMMTNCCECNFDAKSIDDCSVWAFESTFADKKYCVTVNPCSCEFPSSNDLVTSFAVANPGTVSHIQQEFGFANDLCSNYPTYIMVTGSSEGILKLWKSKPGNSLTQHLPWELVGVLVAHDGPIKGICFSDCGEKIATIGHESNSNAINTIHIWDAVPLISAGTFILEDKIKTNSDVIALRWLTLGTGELLLGVCLHNELQIYAPKRCIGTTLSNSVNFSKMNIWVRIAYAHTFIPIYDFLWGPRAAAVVIHRNYFSIFSHWLFHMDIKQGSNFHPCDSKPNAYNCEDKIYEDVLSAVFTEYDIGAFIDKTDGDSQVDFNSVQSIKKINMKDNSSSFFLAKEQLKFELLTKVGLWSILEVTEIISGSLPTYHPDVLLTNISSGNWKRAFVAVRHLVECLSSTYDPKKRHIPKRIGIPNIVLSNYLEGCISKGSQGKGFQWGGDSASITSISQAESSLFPFPYNSGSNAENDSIFSTKSELNGFIESLEKFPDLPPLIGVEKTHILAIIDLLSEVSSAHSSSAYQSLDEPGRRFWVVLRFRQLLFLRKFGRASSFEELLVNSRLFVWAYHSESLDNLFGSVIPNEPSWQEMRALGLGFWYANIPQLRARMEKLARAQYLKNKNPKDCALLYIALNRIHVLAGLFKISKDEKDKPLVGFLSRNFQDEKNKAAALKNAYVLLGRHQLELAVAFFLLGGDHSSAINVCAKNLGDEQLALVICRLVDGHRGPLERHLITKYILPSAIDKGDYWLASLLEWEMGNYYKSFYRMLEYSVHPVPPESTVMFNCGHFLDPTIGFYCQMLATKNSMRNAVGEHNSAILLRWATLMTVASLKRCGNPLEALEYFSSSLSMPGTADQDSELGDSHDVLSDSLMPLPRKGSNWLSANVSMHLEFHIKLNLALCYLSKLIREHPSWLDTFSEYNGEASDSEEYMKYYEKSVESFKQKLYSGLALFEQRFLLAPHCLIGMILLLLCHHGSLCIGYDMTDECTQGELSQKKSDMLDDFNLYHSRITPLFKTAEEVSFFYSRLFCACSMESSQQDPLIDGKPKFSDASYCCIEGVFISLWFLRATLRIQLSSISKDLIKPLLDILDFYEYYLLFSLAWLRKNSEVLLYMVEPFFIAQSNGRNPYDVDMVNLKKLIPKIGQLLAQTSSVPVIQSLQLSEHDIQHSIPDDERWKILGTCLWQHMSRFMISNLNSVLAKLDGNLSGLFRRKYAYGESCIINMDSENISLPEKIRIVSYSLCDLLITSVSHISSYHVKQHAEFLWQKVKNDSNVKTLEWLKHKSEFSQNQNLDVLKLGNRKDYSVHQLLWDHSADPKLIFDCFAQEKLNWPNDLDHMHTKGWNDLSMIMTDLHNTDDTCGDEFNLRSSNHEVGTPVKETSLNGHPSAGSNKKDITSTNFIVFQSPREMYKRNGELLEALCINSTCQQEAAVASNKKGIVFFHLEDETPHSGKSNGLLWATADWPQNGWAGSESTPTPTCVSPGVGLGSKKGAHLGLGGATVGVGSSAWPSNDLTGGGVLGMLGYADIGASRLGWEIQQDFEDFVDPPATLENISTRALSSHPMRPFFLVGSSNTHIYLWEFNRDKATATYGVLPAANVPPPYALASISALKFDHFGHRFASAALDGTVCTWQLEVGGRSNVRPTESSLCFNGHASDVTYFSSSGSIIAVAGYSSNGANVVIWDTLAPPTTSRASILCHEGGAQTVSVSDNHVGSGSVSPLIVTGGKGGDVGLHDFRFIATGKAKRHRRADNIAQSSVSSLARDKDQNVEGMLWYIPKAHSGSVTKVVTIPNTSLFLTGSTDGDVKLWDAQSTRLIHHWPKIHEKHTFLQPSSRGFGGVVRAAVTDIQVVSDGFLTCGGDGTVKLVRLHNHLGGH is encoded by the exons ATGGAGGTGGTTTTCTGGAAAAGGAGCAACAAATGTTGGGAGGTTGCTTGGAAATTTAAAGCAGATATACCCCAAACTCTTGTTTCTGCAACGTGGTCTATTGAGGGCCCTTCAGCAACTGCAGCACATCCTAGTAAAGAACAGATTGAAGGGGCTTTGACCAATGAGGAAAACAAATGTGTGGTTGTATGTCAAAGCAACGGACTATCTGAATATTCAAAAGTCAAGCTACATCATCCCCTACCTGTTGTAATGATTCAATGGAGACCATCAAGAGGTAAGTTATCAAACAGATACGGTAAGTCTTCAGTAAGGCATGTATTGTTGACTTGCAGCTTAGATGGGACTGCAAGGTTATGGAGTGAAATTAATAATGGAAAGGCAAGAAGAGTTGGGAAGGACATCAATGATCAGAAAAATGCTGGTTTCTCcttttttgttgttgctgttATTGAGATTAATCAGACCTTAAATGGAACTCTTGGTTCAGATATATTTGTGAGATGGGGGGCAGAATTCGAGGGAATATTTAGAACTGGTGAAGAGTCCAAACAAGTGTTTTCCAAACGATTTGAGTATGATGTCAGAAATTGCGATTGGATAGTTGGGTTTGGTCCTGGAATGGTTCTTAGCTTTTGGGCTGTCCACTGTCTTGATGATGTTTCCCCACTGAGATTTCCCCGAGTAACGTTATGGAAGAGGCATGAACTCCAGAACCACGACATAGCAAATGTATACAAGTTTAACTCATCTGATTTTAAAAATGCGATACTTCTTCAAAAGGTTATTTTAATGAGAAATTGCCTTTCTGGTCCACCTATTATATGCTCTCCACTTCAGCTATTGTCTTGTAATTCCTTAGTTTGGTCAAATTTCCGTATTTTAACAATACATGATGCTGTGGAGAACTCCATTGATAATGCTAACACAGATAACATGTCCCCCTATTTGACTGGTGGGGTTTTGAACTTAGATGGTCATAGTGGGAAAATCTTAAAGGTTTCAATTCATCCTTATACATCCAAAGTTCAATTTGCTGCTTCTCTGGATTCTAATGGACTGCTTCTTTTTTGGTCACTTTCTAACATTTCAAACTGCGTTTTGGGATGTCCAACTTTGGTTCCTACTATGGAACTCTGTGGAAAGCTTGCCACTCAAGACTCATGCTCCTTGTACACAAGCTTGACATGGGCACCTTCAATACTTGGTGAcaaactgtttttttttatgggaCATACCCGGGGGATTGATTGCTTCATTGTCAATATTTGTCGAACTGAAGAGGAAAACATAGAATGTCACTACTTATGCACTATTCCTTTCAATGGTCATGGTCCTTATGAAGACGGGCCTCTTGATATCTTCACAATTCCCTTGAACTCCACCTGTGACAAAACTTTTTGCAGCAGTAAACTTATGTTGTTGGCAGTATGGATGGGGAGATTTCAGGCCCTATCGTGGGAAGTTAACTTGCACTCATTTGACATGATGACAAACTGTTGTGAATGCAATTTTGATGCTAAAAGCATTGATGACTGTAGTGTTTGGGCATTTGAAAGTAcatttgctgataaaaaatattgtgttaCTGTAAATCCGTGTTCATGTGAGTTTCCAAGTTCCAATGATCTGGTTACTAGTTTCGCTGTGGCTAATCCAGGCACTGTAAGCCATATACAACAAGAGTTTGGCTTTGCAAATGATCTTTGTAGTAATTATCCTACATACATCATGGTCACAGGCTCCTCCGAAGGCATCCTGAAACTCTGGAAAAGTAAACCAGGGAACTCATTGACTCAACACTTGCCATGGGAGCTTGTGGGTGTGCTTGTTGCACATGATGGTCCCATCAAGGGTATATGTTTCTCTGACTGTGGTGAGAAGATTGCCACGATCGGTCATGAGAGCAATTCCAATGCTATCAATACCATACATATATGGGATGCTGTACCATTAATCAGTGCAGGGACTTTTATTTTGGAGGATAAAATAAAGACTAATAGTGATGTTATTGCTCTACGGTGGTTAACTTTAGGAACAGGGGAGTTATTGCTTGGAGTTTGTTTGCATAATGAATTGCAAATATATGCTCCTAAGCGTTGTATTGGTACAACTTTGTCAAACTctgtaaatttttcaaaaatgaatATATGGGTTCGCATTGCATATGCTCACACTTTCATTCCAATTTATGATTTCTTATGGGGACCTAGAGCTGCAGCAGTGGTTATTCATAGAAATTACTTTAGTATATTTAGTCATTGGTTGTTCCACATGGATATAAAGCAAGGGAGTAATTTTCATCCTTGTGATTCAAAGCCTAATGCTTATAATTGTGaggataaaatatatgaagacgTACTTTCTGCAGTTTTTACTGAATATGACATTGGTGCTTTCATAGATAAGACAGATGGAGACAGTCAAGTAGATTTTAATTCTGTGCagtctataaaaaaaatcaatatgaaGGACAATTCCAGTAGCTTTTTTCTGGCCAAGgaacaattaaaatttgaacTTCTGACCAAGGTTGGTTTATGGAGCATCTTAGAAGTAACTGAGATAATCAGTGGATCGTTGCCTACTTATCACCCTGATGTGCTACTTACTAATATCAGTTCAG GTAACTGGAAACGTGCTTTTGTAGCTGTGAGGCATCTTGTTGAATGCCTGAGTTCTACTTATGATCCTAAAAAGAGACACATCCCTAAAAGAATTGGTATTCCAAATATTGTATTATCAAATTATCTCGAAGGCTGTATATCAAAAGGTTCTCAGGGTAAGGGATTTCAATGGGGTGGGGATTCAGCATCAATCACATCAATTTCACAGGCTGAAAGTAGCTTGTTCCCGTTTCCGTATAATTCAGGTTCCAATGCTGAAAATGATAGCATTTTCTCAACAAAATCTGAGCTTAATGGCTTTATTGAATCTCTTGAGAAATTTCCTGATTTACCACCTTTGATCGGTGTAGAGAAGACACATATTCTTGCAATTATTGATCTCCTTAGTGAAGTTAGTAGTGCACACTCATCGTCTGCATATCAAAGTCTTGATGAACCGGGGCGAAG GTTTTGGGTTGTACTACGGTTTCGGCAACTGCTTTTTCTCCGAAAGTTTGGTAGAGCTTCGTCTTTTGAAGAGTTGCTTGTTAACTCAAGATTGTTTGTATGGGCTTATCACTCTGAAAGCCTAGATAATTTATTTGGTTCTGTCATACCCAATGAACCATCGTGGCAAGAAATGCGTGCTTTGGGTTTGGGCTTTTGGTATGCTAATATACCTCAATTACGTGCAAGG ATGGAGAAATTGGCAAGAGCTCAGTATTTGAAGAACAAAAATCCAAAGGATTGCGCTTTGCTGTATATTGCATTGAATAGAATTCATGTTTTGGCCGGCCTTTTCAAAATTAGTAAGGATGAGAAGGATAAGCCTCTAGTGGGCTTTCTTTCTCGCAATTTTCAG GATGAGAAAAATAAAGCTGCTGCTTTAAAAAATGCTTATGTATTACTGGGAAGGCATCAGCTGGAATTAGCAGTTGCTTTCTTTTTGCTTGGAGGTGATCATTCTTCTGCTATAAACGTTTGTGCTAAGAATCTTGGGGATGAACAGCTTGCCTTAGTCATTTGTCGACTTGTTGATGGCCATAGGGGACCTTTGGAGCGTCACCTAATTACAAAGTACATACTTCCATCTGCAATTGATAAAGGAGACTACTGGCTTGCAAGCCTTCTGGAG TGGGAAATGGGTAATTACTACAAATCCTTTTATAGAATGCTTGAGTATTCAGTACACCCTGTGCCTCCAGAGTCCACTGTCATGTTCAATTGTGGTCATTTTCTGGACCCTACCATTGGTTTTTATTGCCAAATGCTAGCAACAAAGAATAGCATGCGGAACGCTGTGGGGGAGCACAATTCTGCAATTCTTCTAAGATGGGCAACTTTGATGACAGTTGCTTCCTTAAAAAGATGTGGTAATCCT CTTGAAGCATTGGAGTACTTCTCATCTTCACTGAGCATGCCTGGGACTGCAGATCAAGACAGTGAATTAGGTGACAGTCATGATGTGCTGTCCGATAGTCTTATGCCTTTACCTAGAAAAGGCTCTAACTGGTTGTCTGCTAATGTTTCTATGCATCTGGAGTTCCatattaaattgaatttggcACTTTGCTACTTATCAAAATTGATAAGAGAGCATCCAAGCTGGCTTGACACCTTTTCAGAATACAATGGAGAAGCTTCTGATTCTGAAGAGTACATGAAGTACTATGAGAAATCAGTGGAAAGTTTTAAACAGAAGTTATACAGCGGGCTTGCCCTATTTGAACAGAGGTTTTTATTGGCTCCCCACTGTCTAATAGGCATG ATTTTACTCTTACTTTGCCATCACGGATCATTGTGCATTGGGTATGATATGACAGATGAATGTACTCAAGGGGAACTGTCTCAAAAGAAGAGCGATATGCTTGATGATTTCAATTTATATCACTCTAGGATTACACCCCTCTTTAAGACTGCCGAAGAAGTCTCCTTTTTCTATTCAAGATTATTTTGTGCCTGCAGTATGGAAAGTTCTCAACAAGATCCGCTTATTGATGGCAAACCTAAGTTTTCGGATGCTTCATATTGCTGCATTGAAGGTGTTTTTATTTCATTGTGGTTTTTAAGAGCAACTTTGAGGATCCAGTTGAGTTCTATTAGCAAAGATCTTATCAAACCACTTCTTGATATCCTAGATTTTTATGAGTACTATTTGCTTTTTTCATTAGCCTGGCTTCGGAAAAACTCGGAAGTGCTTTTGTATATGGTTGAACCATTCTTTATTGCACAATCTAATGGCCGTAATCCTTATGATGTTGATATGGTGAATCTAAAGAAGCTTATTCCAAAAATTGGACAGTTGTTGGCTCAAACTTCTTCCGTACCTGTTATACAAAGCCTTCAATTGTCTGAACATGATATACAGCATTCAATTCCTGATGATGAAAGATGGAAGATTTTAGGGACCTGCTTGTGGCAGCATATGTCTAGATTCATGATATCAAATTTGAATTCGGTTCTTGCCAAACTTGATGGTAATTTGTCTGGTCTTTTCCGCAGAAAGTATGCTTATGGAGAGTCTTGTATCATCAATATGGATTCTGAAAACATTAGCTTGCCAGAGAAGATTCGGATAGTCTCATATAGCCTATGTGATCTACTGATAACATCAGTTAGTCACATCTCTTCTTATCATGTTAAACAACATGCAGAATTTTTGTGGCAGAAAGTAAAGAATGATTCGAATGTAAAGACTCTTGAATGGTTAAAACATAAATCTGAATTCAGTCAGAACCAAAACCTGGACGTTTTGAAACTGGGGAACAGGAAAGATTATTCAGTTCATCAGTTATTATGGGATCACAGTGCAGATCCCAAATTGATATTTGATTGCTTTGCACAGGAAAAACTCAATTGGCCAAATGATTTGGATCATATGCACACTAAGGGGTGGAATGACTTGTCAATGATTATGACAGACCTGCATAACACTGATGATACATGTGGTGACGAATTTAATCTTAGATCTTCTAATCATGAAGTTGGAACTCCTGTTAAAGAAACATCTCTAAATGGTCATCCTTCTGCAGGATCAAACAAGAAAGATATAACTTCCacaaattttatagttttcCAGAGTCCAAGAGAAATGTACAAGAGAAATGGGGAACTTTTGGAG GCATTGTGTATAAACTCTACTTGTCAACAGGAAGCTGCAGTTGCTAGCAACAAGAAG GGTATAGTGTTCTTTCATCTGGAAGATGAGACACCACACAGTGGTAAATCAAATGGTCTTTTGTGGGCCACAGCTGACTGGCCTCAGAATGGATGGGCAGGTTCAGAATCTACCCCTACTCCAACATGTGTTTCTCCTGGTGTTGGACTTGGGAGCAAGAAAGGGGCACACCTTGGGCTGGGTGGAGCAACTGTCGGTGTGGGCTCTTCAGCTTGGCCCAGCAATGATTTGACAGGTGGTGGAGTATTAGGAATGCTTGGTTATGCTGATATTGGTGCCTCAAGATTAGGTTGGGAAATTCAACAAGATTTTGAAGATTTTGTTGATCCACCTGCCACTTTGGAGAACATAAGTACCAGGGCTTTGTCTAGTCATCCAATGAGGCCATTCTTCTTGGTTGGTTCTAGCAATACACACATTTACTTGTGGGAG TTCAACAGAGACAAAGCTACTGCTACATATGGAGTGCTGCCTGCTGCCAATGTCCCTCCACCTTATGCCCTTGCATCAATTTCAGCCTTAAAGTTTGACCACTTTGGACACCGGTTTGCCAGTGCTGCATTAGATGGAACTGTCTGTACATGGCAGCTGGAGGTTGGAGGAAGGAGCAATGTCCGTCCAACAGAATCATCTCTTTGCTTCAATGGTCATGCTTC GGATGTCACGTATTTTTCCTCAAGTGGATCGATAATAGCTGTGGCTGGGTATAGCTCTAATGGTGCTAATGTGGTCATATGGGATACTTTAGCTCCACCCACAACTTCTCGTGCATCCATTTTATGCCATGAAG GTGGTGCACAAACCGTATCTGTTTCTGATAATCATGTGGGGAGTGGTTCTGTATCCCCCCTTATTGTGACTGGTGGTAAAGGTGGTGATGTTGGACTTCATGACTTCCGCTTTATAGCTACTGGAAAGGCTAAAAGGCACAGGCGTGCTGATAACATTGCACAAAGCTCTGTCTCATCTTTGGCTCGTGACAAGGACCAGAATGTAGAAGGGATGCTTTGGTACATTCCAAAGGCTCACTCAG GGAGTGTCACAAAAGTAGTTACCATTCCCAATACCAGCTTGTTTTTAACTGGAAGCACAGATGGAGATGTCAAACTCTGGGATGCCCAGAGCACAAGGTTAATACATCACTGGCCAAAGATACACGAAAAACACACTTTTCTACAGCCAAGTTCTCGTGGATTTGGTGGTGTAGTGCGg GCTGCTGTAACAGATATACAAGTTGTTTCCGATGGTTTTCTTACGTGCGGTGGGGATGGAACTGTAAAGCTGGTCCGGCTTCACAATCACCTGGGTGGCCATTGA